A stretch of the Lolium perenne isolate Kyuss_39 chromosome 3, Kyuss_2.0, whole genome shotgun sequence genome encodes the following:
- the LOC127339911 gene encoding uncharacterized protein, whose product MVFTTSPTYAEVVEIIRFDLKWMEPSDACEDEGPDEDVDEDGLTVKEAAAHKKVVGRAHRPSLFRDLSLANKAIVDGGISRVLEPRVSAKKDRKPKKYGINPGVKFQSLLEFQMWIKDYAVKYHRPYKVVHSDAKVRYTVKCEDKGCSWVVRARPFRGGPQWSIVTCQSMHTCSGKDIRDTTVADDHRQLSSAFIAYRVANNIRSLPTYTIKGVIDLINELFGYKVKYGKAWKAKQAAFKILYGDWKEAYNRLPRLLGAMAARNPGTYHVVEPLGTKTRTMKGESVRVFGRAFWAFGPSIRAFKHCRPVISIDGTFLTGRFKGTMLVAIAHDAANQLLPLAFALVTVENNDNWEWFMHLVRTKVIEPTREVCVISDRHQGILNAVEKDIPGCARVHHRWCSRHFVSNFYRACGNKELADDLQDCCFAFTARHFTKLYNRLYGLTNDGARSFSEGT is encoded by the coding sequence ATGGTATTCACCACTAGTCCTACCTACGCCGAGGTTGTTGAAATAATTCGATTCGATTTGAAGTGGATGGAGCCAAGTGATGCATGTGAGGATGAAGGGCCCGACGAAGATGTTGATGAGGATGGGCTAACGGTTAAAGAAGCCGCAGCTCACAAGAAGGTGGTGGGCCGTGCTCATCGCCCATCATTGTTCCGAGATCTTAGCCTTGCGAATAAGGCTATAGTTGATGGTGGTATTAGTAGAGTGCTTGAACCAAGGGTATCCGCTAAAAAGGATAGGAAACCCAAAAAGTATGGGATTAATCCCGGAGTGAAATTTCAAAGCTTGTTGGAATTTCAAATGTGGATCAAGGACTACGCGGTTAAGTACCATCGACCGTACAAGGTGGTTCACTCGGATGCTAAGGTGCGCTACACAGTCAAGTGTGAGGACAAAGGATGTTCGTGGGTTGTGCGTGCAAGACCATTCAGAGGAGGGCCACAATGGAGCATTGTAACTTGCCAATCTATGCATACATGCAGTGGCAAGGATATCCGTGATACCACAGTTGCGGATGATCACCGTCAATTGTCCTCCGCTTTCATTGCTTATAGAGTTGCCAATAACATAAGGTCACTCCCTACATATACAATTAAGGGGGTGATAGACTTGATAAATGAACTATTTGGTTACAAGGTGAAGTATGGGAAGGCGTGGAAGGCCAAGCAAGCGGCATTTAAGATTTTGTATGGTGATTGGAAAGAAGCATATAACCGCCTCCCTAGGTTGTTGGGAGCTATGGCGGCAAGAAACCCGGGAACATATCATGTGGTGGAGCCTCTTGGAACAAAGACTAGGACTATGAAAGGTGAAAGTGTCCGAGTATTTGGCCGTGCATTTTGGGCATTCGGGCCAAGCATAAGGGCATTCAAGCATTGCAGGCCGGTTATATCCATTGATGGCACATTTTTGACCGGGAGGTTCAAGGGCACAATGTTGGTTGCCATAGCTCATGACGCTGCGAACCAATTGTTGCCTTTGGCTTTTGCTTTGGTAACTGTGGAGAACAATGACAATTGGGAATGGTTCATGCACCTAGTGAGGACAAAGGTTATTGAACCGACCAGAGAGGTTTGCGTCATCTCAGATCGCCATCAAGGGATACTCAACGCAGTTGAGAAGGACATTCCAGGGTGCGCTCGTGTGCACCATCGATGGTGCTCCAGGCATTTCGTGTCCAACTTCTACAGAGCATGTGGGAACAAAGAGCTTGCAGACGATCTACAAGATTGTTGTTTCGCTTTCACCGCTCGACATTTTACTAAGTTGTACAACAGATTGTATGGTCTCACCAACGATGGGGCAAGGAGTTTCTCAGAAGGAACATGA
- the LOC127339910 gene encoding protein MAIN-LIKE 1-like has protein sequence MRDLIGNAPTREKMSAGAPYSWIQRNFKKCPEGAEDEVVEMYDRAYLWYVVSRVLFSDGTGSNASFMWLQLFAGWEHNLSWGTVALAYLYRQLDDACCKTGKGVSIGGCMLLLSIWSWLRLPVGRPIEMRRNDWNDHRDPLRFPTAAYIWDNTEPFHGESKECYMRYISQLDTLTPEKVGQNKAEEGEELALVQIRLKSPRPGSLHRFN, from the exons ATGAGGGATCTCATTGGGAACGCGCCGACGAGGGAGAAGATGTCTGCTGGTGCTCCTTATTCTTGGATCCAAAGGAACTTCAAGAAGTGCCCCGAGGGCGCCGAGGACGAGGTGGTTGAGATGTATGATCGGGCGTACTTGTGGTATGTTGTGAGTAGGGTTCTTTTCTCAGACGGCACTGGATCGAATGCCTCCTTCATGTGGCTCCAGCTATTTGCGGGTTGGGAACATAATCTCAGTTGGGGAACAGTTGCACTCGCTTACTTATACCGACAG TTGGACGACGCGTGTTGCAAAACAGGAAAAGGAGTAAGTATTGGTGGTTGTATGCTTCTATTGTCCATATGGTCGTGGTTGCGCTTGCCAGTTGGCCGTCCCATTGAGATGCGCCGAAATGATTGGAATGATCATAGAGACCCTTTACGTTTTCCTACCGCGGCGTACATATGGGACAATACTGAACCTTTCCATGGTGAATCTAAGGAATGCTACATGAGGTACATCAGCCAACTCGACACTCTTACCCCGGAGAAG GTTGGACAAAATaaggcagaagaaggagaagaattgGCTCTGGTCCAAATACGGTTGAAATCTCCCCGCCCAGGTAGCCTTCATCGCTTCAATTGA
- the LOC127343930 gene encoding basic leucine zipper 6 produces the protein MAQLPPKIPMAAGAHHWPGTGAGVDGHHHGVGVGAAAAWADEFAEFAAARRGAHRRSLSDSVAFVEVAPGAGDFDRLDDDQLMSMFPDEGGSTAPGSENGSSDSDGDKRKDRYGNEKNDGANDPEETAPGQATPTSSTETIRDPKRVKRILANRQSAQRSRVRKLQYISELERCVTTLQNEVSVLSPRVAFLDQQRTILTVGNSHLKQRIAALAQDKIFKDAHQEALKEEIERLRQVYQQQNLRMSSGAAADQHAHGGPPPVRQEKELMS, from the exons ATGGCGCAGCTCCCGCCCAAGATCCCCATGGCCGCCGGCGCGCACCACTGGCCCGGGACCGGCGCGGGCGTCGACGGACACCACCACGGCGTGGGCGTGGGCGCGGCGGCGGCCTGGGCGGACGAGTTCGCCGAGTTCGCGGCTGCGCGGCGGGGCGCGCACCGCCGGTCGCTGAGCGACTCCGTGGCCTTCGTGGAGGTGGCGCCGGGTGCCGGCGACTTCGACAGGCTGGACGATGACCAGCTCATGTCCATGTTCCCCGACGAGGGCGGGTCCACGGCGCCCGGGTCCGAGAACGGCAGCAGCGACAGCGACGGGGACAAGCGCAAGGATCGGTACGGgaacgagaagaacgacggggccaACGACCCCGAGGAGACGGCGCCGGGGCAAGCCACGCCGACCTCGTCGACGGAGACGATCCGAGACCCCAAGAGGGTCAAGAG GATACTGGCAAACCGCCAGTCGGCTCAGAGGTCGCGGGTGAGGAAGCTGCAGTACATCTCCGAGCTAGAGCGCTGCGTCACCACCCTGCAG AACGAGGTGTCCGTGCTGTCTCCCCGGGTGGCGTTCCTGGACCAGCAGCGGACCATCCTCACCGTCGGCAACAGCCACCTCAAGCAGCGGATCGCGGCGCTGGCGCAGGACAAGATCTTCAAGGACG CTCATCAAGAGGCgctcaaggaggagatcgagaggCTCCGGCAGGTGTACCAGCAGCAGAACCTCAGGATGTCGTCCGGCGCGGCCGCCGACCAGCACGCCCACGGCGGGCCGCCTCCCGTGCGCCAGGAGAAAGAGCTCATGAGCTGA
- the LOC127338607 gene encoding uncharacterized protein: MECIAELQHEVPEVYGTDLLVELPDASLAAEQEEEEEVAGGGKHLRRVGFPVDDVDDGWGDLESVHPHQEEAGCEDCGLDGIILSGFDWCGCSPAPHVVDDGGGGCNPVDYWTDHEIESDAFGPFTGDSVGEWYMDGMAMEWDGERSYYSFHPSYSGGEACMEQPCGSPLWE, from the coding sequence ATGGAGTGCATCGCGGAGCTGCAGCACGAGGTTCCGGAGGTTTACGGCACCGACCTGCTCGTAGAGCTTCCGGACGCGTCGCTGGCCGCCgaacaggaagaggaggaggaggtggcgggGGGCGGCAAGCATCTTCGTCGAGTCGGCTTCCCCGTCGACGACGTCGATGACGGCTGGGGCGACCTGGAATCGGTccacccgcaccaggaggagGCAGGCTGCGAGGACTGCGGGCTGGACGGCATCATCCTGTCCGGCTTCGACTGGTGCGGGTGCTCGCCGGCGCCGCACGTCgtagacgacggcggcggcggttgcaACCCCGTGGACTACTGGACGGATCATGAGATTGAGAGCGATGCTTTTGGCCCATTCACTGGCGACAGCGTGGGGGAGTGGTACATGGATGGCATGGCCATGGAGTGGGACGGCGAGAGGAGCTACTACTCATTTCACCCATCTTACAGCGGCGGCGAGGCCTGCATGGAGCAACCGTGTGGCAGTCCATTGTGGGAGTGA